One window of the Candidatus Paceibacterota bacterium genome contains the following:
- a CDS encoding TatD family hydrolase, giving the protein MPEYFDFHSHIHFPKFAQDLDEVFARMQEFGVWTTVVGTDLEQSKRAVEFARAHDGVFATVGLHPADNTKESFDPADYNELVADPKVVMVGECGLDYFHVKDPDEQKRQRAEFERQIDFAVLHKKPLMLHIRNAHDDGLDILTSKKREYGDRLQGNAHFFTEGAEVAKRYYEIDFTTSFPGVITFTRDYDDTVRYAPADMIHAETDSPYAAPIPYRGKRNEPAFVVEVVKKMAELRGEDVEVLKKQLIENARRFVPLHS; this is encoded by the coding sequence ATGCCAGAATATTTCGACTTTCATTCACATATTCATTTTCCAAAGTTCGCTCAAGATCTCGACGAGGTTTTTGCGCGTATGCAAGAGTTCGGGGTGTGGACGACGGTTGTTGGGACGGATCTTGAACAATCAAAACGAGCGGTTGAGTTTGCGCGAGCGCACGACGGTGTGTTCGCAACTGTTGGGCTCCACCCGGCAGACAACACGAAAGAGTCTTTTGATCCCGCAGACTACAATGAGTTGGTCGCTGACCCTAAGGTGGTGATGGTTGGGGAGTGCGGGCTCGATTATTTCCATGTAAAAGATCCGGACGAGCAGAAGCGTCAACGAGCGGAGTTTGAAAGGCAGATTGATTTTGCGGTTTTGCACAAGAAGCCACTGATGCTCCATATCCGCAATGCGCACGATGACGGGCTTGATATTCTCACCTCAAAGAAGCGCGAATATGGTGACCGGCTTCAAGGAAACGCACACTTCTTCACCGAAGGCGCCGAGGTCGCAAAACGTTACTACGAAATCGATTTCACAACGTCGTTCCCCGGAGTTATCACTTTCACGCGTGATTATGACGATACGGTGCGCTATGCTCCGGCGGATATGATCCACGCAGAGACCGACTCACCATACGCAGCCCCCATCCCATATCGGGGGAAGCGCAATGAGCCGGCGTTCGTGGTTGAGGTGGTGAAAAAGATGGCAGAGCTTCGTGGAGAGGATGTCGAAGTGCTGAAAAAGCAGCTCATCGAGAACGCACGACGCTTCGTGCCGCTACACAGCTAG
- a CDS encoding 30S ribosomal protein S6, whose translation MEDTQNAVDTAKTMEETTFDDDLAQDAESRIYELGYHLVPALSEDEAPVEAAALKELVTKAGGTVIEDEAPQHISLAYTMFRTESGKKTKFDTAHFCSVKFEIDPAQITTIQEGLDENKNVLRYIIYKTVRENTRSEYRFPQKTDRKAEQKPVAEEKASEKPQEENEPVSEEALDKSINELVVE comes from the coding sequence ATGGAAGATACACAAAACGCTGTAGATACGGCGAAAACAATGGAAGAAACCACGTTCGACGACGATCTCGCACAAGATGCGGAGTCGCGTATCTACGAGCTTGGCTATCATCTCGTCCCTGCGCTTTCTGAAGACGAGGCACCAGTTGAGGCAGCCGCTCTCAAAGAACTTGTCACCAAAGCGGGCGGTACAGTCATCGAGGATGAGGCACCGCAACATATCTCGCTTGCGTACACAATGTTCCGCACCGAGAGTGGAAAGAAGACGAAATTTGATACAGCTCACTTCTGTAGTGTTAAGTTTGAGATCGACCCGGCACAAATCACCACGATCCAAGAGGGGCTTGATGAGAACAAGAACGTGCTTCGTTACATTATCTATAAGACGGTTCGCGAGAATACACGCTCAGAATACCGCTTCCCACAGAAGACTGACCGCAAGGCCGAGCAGAAGCCGGTAGCAGAAGAGAAAGCCTCAGAGAAGCCGCAAGAAGAGAATGAGCCGGTTTCAGAAGAGGCGCTCGATAAGAGCATCAACGAGCTTGTGGTAGAATAA
- a CDS encoding single-stranded DNA-binding protein, whose translation MYINKAFIYGNLTRDPELRSLPSGIQVANFSVATNRVWKDKDGQKQESSEFHNVVVFGRQAETSAQYLKKGNGVFIEGRLQTRSWEQDGQKKYRTEIIADRVQFGPRGAGAGSTTSNEDTGGQQAPSGDAINYPDEDINPDDIPF comes from the coding sequence ATGTATATCAACAAGGCATTCATCTACGGAAACCTTACACGCGACCCTGAGTTGCGCTCACTCCCATCAGGTATTCAGGTGGCAAACTTCAGTGTTGCGACCAATCGTGTCTGGAAAGATAAAGATGGTCAGAAGCAGGAGAGTTCTGAGTTCCATAACGTCGTTGTCTTCGGGCGCCAGGCAGAGACCTCAGCACAGTACCTTAAAAAAGGGAACGGCGTCTTCATCGAAGGACGACTTCAGACACGTAGTTGGGAGCAGGACGGACAGAAGAAGTACCGCACCGAGATTATAGCTGATCGCGTACAGTTTGGTCCGCGAGGTGCAGGTGCAGGAAGCACGACTTCCAACGAGGACACCGGAGGGCAGCAAGCGCCATCGGGAGATGCGATCAACTACCCGGATGAAGACATTAACCCGGACGACATCCCATTTTAA
- the rpsR gene encoding 30S ribosomal protein S18 — MQNTHNVDFYSAHNIKYVDYRDTDILKQFLNPHGRILSRKKTGLNAKHQRQMEEAVKRARFMGLLPFVAK; from the coding sequence ATGCAAAACACTCATAACGTAGACTTCTACTCAGCGCACAACATCAAGTATGTTGATTATCGTGACACGGATATTCTTAAGCAGTTCCTCAACCCGCACGGGCGCATCCTCTCGCGAAAGAAGACCGGCTTAAATGCAAAACACCAGCGTCAGATGGAGGAGGCAGTAAAGCGCGCGCGCTTTATGGGACTTCTCCCATTCGTAGCGAAATAA
- a CDS encoding elongation factor P produces the protein MLHYNEITPKKYIVFEGEPYEVLASNTAKKNRQKPVNQTKLKNLISGRVVDQAFHQSDKVEEADLKKRTIRYIYTNKGEFWFCDPENPKDRFMLPEELIGEKVKFMKENGEVEGLSFEDEIIGITTPIKMDFKVTEAAPAVRGNTAQGATKTVVIETGTQITTPLFVNEGDIIRVNTETGEYAERVEKA, from the coding sequence ATGCTGCACTATAACGAGATTACCCCGAAGAAATACATTGTGTTTGAAGGTGAACCCTACGAGGTGCTCGCCTCAAATACTGCCAAGAAGAACCGTCAGAAGCCGGTCAATCAGACCAAGCTCAAGAACCTTATCTCAGGTCGGGTCGTTGACCAAGCCTTCCACCAGTCTGACAAGGTTGAAGAAGCCGACCTTAAGAAACGCACGATTAGGTATATCTACACCAACAAAGGAGAGTTTTGGTTTTGTGACCCAGAGAATCCAAAAGATCGCTTTATGCTCCCCGAGGAGCTCATTGGAGAGAAAGTAAAGTTCATGAAAGAGAATGGAGAAGTCGAGGGTCTTTCTTTTGAAGACGAGATCATCGGCATCACAACTCCGATCAAGATGGATTTTAAGGTGACTGAAGCGGCACCAGCGGTGCGTGGCAACACCGCTCAAGGCGCGACCAAGACCGTCGTCATTGAGACAGGTACCCAGATCACTACTCCTCTTTTCGTCAACGAGGGTGATATCATCCGTGTCAATACCGAAACTGGCGAATATGCCGAGCGAGTGGAGAAGGCATAA
- a CDS encoding RNA polymerase sigma factor: MGLLDKDKALNIADIHEKSDEEVLALSVRRPEAFKVLLERYQAPFLRKALSILRNKEDAEEVVQEAFSKIYLYADRFEVQAGASFSSWGYRILMNTAFTRYQKLKKEWARTQKLDPEVYERLPDTAALQFEKLELSDYIVSVLEQMPEHLARILTRHFIDGRPHKEIAEEEGISVGAVKTRVHRAKEAFRKHVNLYQF, translated from the coding sequence ATGGGATTACTCGATAAAGATAAAGCGCTGAATATCGCGGACATACACGAGAAGAGCGATGAAGAGGTTCTCGCGCTCTCAGTTCGCAGACCGGAGGCATTCAAGGTGCTCCTTGAGCGTTACCAAGCGCCATTCCTCAGAAAGGCGCTCTCGATTCTGCGTAACAAGGAAGATGCCGAGGAGGTGGTGCAAGAAGCCTTCAGTAAGATCTACCTCTACGCTGATCGCTTTGAGGTCCAAGCAGGGGCGTCATTCTCTTCGTGGGGGTACCGTATCCTCATGAACACCGCATTCACTCGCTACCAGAAGCTCAAGAAAGAGTGGGCGCGCACGCAGAAGCTCGACCCGGAGGTGTACGAGCGCTTACCGGACACTGCGGCACTCCAGTTTGAGAAGCTTGAGCTCTCAGACTATATTGTCTCAGTGCTCGAGCAGATGCCGGAGCACCTTGCGCGTATTCTCACGCGCCACTTCATCGACGGGCGACCACATAAAGAGATCGCTGAAGAAGAGGGGATCAGTGTCGGCGCGGTAAAAACACGGGTGCATCGCGCCAAGGAAGCCTTTCGCAAGCATGTGAACCTTTATCAATTTTAG
- the recA gene encoding recombinase RecA codes for MATKKTVKKDLNSVDDAINEIKTKFGDEAIMKLGDRPKVGVDAIPTGSIGVDWALGIGGLPRGRIIEIFGPESSGKTTLSLHAIAEAQKAGGICAFIDAEHALDPEYAKKIGVKIEDLLISQPDTGEQALEITESLVRSGKIDVIVIDSVAALTPKDEIEGDMGAHHVGKQARLMSQALRKLTAITAKSKTVVIFINQIRMQIGVMFGNPETTPGGKALKFYTSVRLDIRRIAQIKKNDEVMGGRHRVKVVKNKVAAPFKTSEFDLMYNEGISKEGEILALGEKLGIIKKSGASYSYLPDGDEEKEEKLGRGYDAVRTKLKEEKKLANAILKDIKKRLV; via the coding sequence ATGGCGACCAAGAAAACAGTGAAGAAAGATCTTAACTCGGTAGACGACGCAATCAACGAGATCAAGACGAAGTTCGGCGACGAAGCAATCATGAAACTCGGCGACCGCCCCAAGGTCGGCGTTGATGCTATTCCGACTGGCTCTATTGGTGTTGACTGGGCGCTCGGCATCGGCGGACTCCCCCGCGGTCGTATTATTGAGATATTTGGCCCGGAATCATCCGGAAAAACCACTCTCTCACTCCACGCGATTGCCGAGGCACAGAAAGCAGGTGGTATCTGTGCGTTCATTGACGCGGAGCACGCGCTCGACCCCGAGTATGCAAAGAAGATCGGCGTGAAGATTGAAGACCTACTTATTTCCCAACCAGACACCGGTGAGCAGGCGCTTGAGATTACTGAGAGTCTGGTGCGCTCAGGCAAGATCGACGTTATTGTTATCGATTCAGTCGCCGCACTCACCCCCAAAGACGAAATCGAGGGAGACATGGGCGCGCACCATGTTGGTAAGCAAGCACGCCTCATGAGCCAAGCGCTCCGCAAGCTCACCGCGATCACCGCAAAATCAAAGACGGTGGTTATCTTCATCAACCAGATTCGCATGCAGATCGGTGTCATGTTCGGCAACCCCGAGACCACCCCGGGCGGCAAGGCGCTTAAGTTCTACACCTCGGTGCGCCTCGACATCCGCCGCATCGCACAGATCAAGAAGAACGACGAAGTCATGGGTGGCCGACACCGTGTGAAGGTGGTCAAGAACAAAGTCGCCGCACCATTTAAAACAAGCGAATTCGATCTCATGTACAATGAGGGTATCTCGAAAGAAGGTGAGATACTCGCCCTCGGCGAGAAACTCGGTATCATTAAGAAATCCGGCGCGTCATACTCCTACCTCCCCGACGGCGATGAAGAGAAGGAGGAGAAGCTCGGCCGCGGATATGACGCAGTGCGCACCAAACTCAAAGAAGAAAAGAAGTTGGCTAATGCGATTCTCAAAGACATTAAGAAGCGTCTTGTGTAG
- a CDS encoding DNA translocase FtsK, with protein MAPKKKKKESEYSNIFAELKEETVRGIWGIVFLSVTLFFILAAFNLAGIAGEMTYSGLSFLLGVGYFLLPAVLLFFATSFFRDLEHAYGPLKIISAVLFLFSGLGLIDIALPGRGGILGHFIGLPLIALFDTYASVLVLVVVTLLSLVIMFDFLPTPSSLPLLSRLLSRKDEATEEDEEYDVETYADEDEEYEDEPEEEYEDEEEYEEEDEEVEDEPKRGMFGFSKKKGEISVYPVYGDYETPPLSLLEKDKGKPDVGDVKANANIIKRTLQNFGINVEMDEISVGPTVTRYALKPAEGVRLSKILTLQNNLELALAAHPVRIEAPIPGKSLVGIEVPNHSKSTVGLASLLSASDFKDTDKPLLVALGRDITGESHFADLGKMPHVLIAGTTGSGKSVMIHNLIMSLLYRKSPQDLRLIMVDPKRVELTLYKNIPHLLTPVITDAKKTILALKWLANEMDRRYDILESESVRDIASYHKNVVAPAVKKNLSEEEMPEPMPYIVVVVDELADIMQTYPRELEAGIVRLAQMSRAVGIHLVLSTQRPSVQVITGLIKANVPTRIALQVASQIDSRTILDTGGAEKLLGAGDMLYLSGEMSKPRRIQSPFLSENEVKKVANFLAKNYEDELPSEIDLTEAKGDNSIFATTIDGSDDEDDLYEDAYHVVVEAGKASTSYLQRKLRVGYARAARLMDMLEERGVIGSADGSKPRDILVGTDDTEESYEAPEEDYDTEEEEDYENVDENESGERGRG; from the coding sequence ATGGCACCAAAAAAAAAGAAAAAGGAATCCGAATATTCAAATATTTTTGCTGAACTAAAAGAAGAGACTGTCCGCGGCATCTGGGGCATCGTCTTCCTCTCGGTCACGCTCTTCTTTATTCTTGCCGCATTCAACCTTGCCGGGATCGCAGGGGAGATGACCTACAGCGGACTCTCATTCCTTCTCGGTGTTGGCTACTTCCTGCTGCCAGCAGTGCTCCTCTTCTTTGCGACATCGTTCTTTCGTGACTTAGAGCATGCATACGGACCACTTAAGATCATCAGCGCTGTCTTGTTTCTTTTTTCCGGACTTGGGCTTATCGATATCGCACTCCCCGGCCGCGGCGGTATTTTGGGGCATTTTATTGGACTGCCACTTATCGCACTCTTTGATACCTATGCGAGCGTCTTGGTGCTCGTAGTGGTCACTCTTCTCTCGCTCGTTATTATGTTCGACTTCCTCCCAACTCCGTCTTCCCTTCCACTCCTCTCACGCCTCCTCTCACGTAAGGATGAAGCCACAGAAGAAGATGAGGAGTACGATGTCGAGACCTACGCAGACGAAGATGAGGAGTACGAAGATGAGCCTGAAGAGGAGTACGAAGATGAGGAAGAATACGAAGAAGAAGATGAAGAGGTTGAAGACGAGCCGAAGCGAGGTATGTTTGGCTTCAGTAAGAAAAAGGGTGAGATATCAGTCTACCCGGTCTACGGCGACTACGAGACTCCCCCACTCTCACTCCTCGAGAAAGACAAAGGCAAGCCTGATGTTGGTGATGTGAAAGCAAACGCAAACATCATCAAGCGTACGCTACAGAACTTTGGCATTAACGTAGAGATGGATGAAATATCTGTCGGGCCGACAGTCACCCGCTACGCGCTTAAGCCCGCCGAAGGTGTACGCCTCTCAAAGATCCTCACACTCCAAAATAATCTCGAACTCGCCCTCGCTGCGCACCCGGTGCGTATTGAGGCACCAATCCCCGGCAAGTCGCTCGTGGGTATCGAGGTGCCAAATCATTCAAAATCAACCGTTGGGCTCGCTTCCCTTCTGTCGGCAAGTGACTTCAAAGATACCGACAAACCGCTCCTCGTCGCACTTGGTCGCGACATCACCGGAGAATCGCACTTTGCTGATCTAGGAAAGATGCCGCACGTCTTGATTGCCGGCACCACCGGCTCTGGTAAGTCGGTGATGATCCACAACCTCATCATGTCGTTACTGTACCGCAAGTCACCACAGGATCTCCGCCTCATAATGGTCGATCCAAAGCGTGTTGAACTTACCCTCTACAAAAACATCCCACACCTCCTTACTCCGGTCATTACTGATGCAAAGAAGACTATTCTTGCGCTCAAGTGGCTCGCAAACGAGATGGATCGACGCTACGACATCCTTGAGTCAGAGTCGGTGCGCGATATTGCCTCATACCACAAGAACGTGGTCGCACCTGCAGTGAAGAAAAACCTTTCTGAAGAAGAGATGCCTGAGCCAATGCCCTATATCGTCGTTGTTGTTGATGAGCTCGCGGACATTATGCAGACCTACCCACGAGAGCTCGAGGCTGGTATTGTGCGCCTTGCTCAAATGAGCCGTGCGGTCGGCATCCACCTTGTCCTCTCGACACAACGTCCGTCAGTCCAGGTTATTACCGGGCTTATCAAAGCAAACGTACCGACCCGTATCGCGCTTCAGGTCGCGAGCCAGATCGACTCACGCACCATCCTTGATACCGGCGGCGCCGAGAAGCTTCTCGGCGCCGGTGACATGCTCTACCTCTCCGGCGAGATGTCGAAGCCGCGCCGCATCCAGTCACCATTCCTCTCAGAGAATGAAGTGAAGAAGGTTGCAAATTTCCTCGCTAAAAACTATGAAGACGAACTCCCAAGCGAAATCGATCTCACCGAAGCAAAGGGTGACAACTCGATCTTCGCGACGACGATTGACGGTAGCGACGACGAAGACGACCTCTACGAAGACGCGTACCATGTCGTTGTTGAAGCGGGCAAAGCATCAACCTCATACCTCCAGCGAAAACTTCGAGTTGGCTATGCGCGTGCCGCGCGCCTTATGGACATGCTTGAAGAGCGCGGTGTGATCGGCTCAGCAGACGGTTCAAAACCGCGCGATATTCTTGTCGGCACAGACGATACTGAAGAGTCCTACGAAGCGCCAGAAGAAGACTATGACACCGAAGAGGAAGAAGATTATGAGAACGTTGATGAGAATGAATCAGGCGAAAGAGGACGAGGGTAG
- a CDS encoding DeoR family transcriptional regulator, which translates to MSPQKKNQALLQNTHGIDIEAVGPFGNNTAGVHVYKRTEKIVAALYLVTNFVPESEPARRVIRDKSIHILSDVLELRSGFGSAGSEGVERIVASICEIVSLLDVVRIAGFVSEMNAEILKRELNNLVIFLRGVSKSGDAEKVTFDAGDFDTDYKGHKKDTVMSFYSTKDKHISSGSKKRTVRQTQGGAKKAQERSDRRDQILGVVKDKKQVTIKDIIETITDCSSKTIQRELIALVESGVLKKEGERRWSTYSLKS; encoded by the coding sequence ATGAGCCCACAAAAGAAAAACCAAGCACTCTTGCAGAACACGCACGGCATTGATATTGAAGCCGTAGGACCTTTTGGAAACAACACCGCTGGTGTCCATGTGTACAAAAGGACAGAAAAGATTGTCGCCGCTCTATATCTCGTGACAAATTTTGTCCCTGAGAGCGAGCCGGCACGACGTGTGATAAGAGACAAGTCAATCCACATTCTCTCTGATGTCCTTGAGCTTCGCTCAGGTTTTGGCTCTGCCGGGTCAGAAGGGGTTGAGCGGATCGTCGCATCGATTTGCGAGATAGTCTCTCTTCTTGATGTGGTACGCATTGCGGGGTTCGTTTCAGAGATGAACGCAGAGATCCTCAAGCGTGAGCTCAACAACCTTGTAATCTTTTTGCGCGGCGTGAGTAAGAGCGGCGATGCTGAAAAGGTCACTTTCGATGCGGGTGATTTTGACACTGATTATAAAGGACATAAAAAGGACACCGTTATGTCCTTTTATTCTACAAAGGACAAACATATTTCTTCAGGATCAAAAAAACGTACAGTGCGGCAGACGCAGGGGGGAGCAAAAAAAGCACAGGAGCGTAGCGATAGGCGGGATCAGATACTTGGTGTCGTAAAGGACAAAAAACAGGTGACGATAAAGGACATAATTGAAACCATTACCGACTGTAGCAGCAAGACGATTCAACGTGAACTCATTGCACTTGTTGAGAGTGGTGTCCTTAAGAAAGAAGGAGAGCGGAGGTGGAGCACATATTCGCTTAAGAGTTAA
- a CDS encoding peptidoglycan-binding protein, translating into MINTLETRKVVTALIVVAMIFGALFAFTTVKAQALTEAQIQSILSLLSSFGAEQATIDNVDASLRGQPTSGTGSTGGTTACSFTRSLTIGATGADVTCLQTYLEGTGHFTWTGAKGYFGTITQSAVAAWQAANGVSPAVGYFGPISQAKYTAVAGTTGGTTGGTTTPAPTGTGLSVAAAAQPAASLAPNSAARVPFTKFTVTAGTDGAVTMNSVTVERTGLGADASFSGVVLLDQDGTQLGTAKTFNSNHQATIGEDVVVPAGSTRTFTVAGNMASDNSTRAGQVVGINVVAVNTSAAVSGSLPITGAMHTINATLSLGSVTMAVSSFDPNSAQTKEIGSTGVRFAGIQITAGSAEDVRIKNIRWNQSGSAGKDDIANVVTVANGVAYPTTVSSDGKYYTTSFGNGIVIGKGNNIDIYVKGDIIGGSNRTVIFDIYKTTDLYITGETYGYGITPPAGSGTAATTSSVFTAGTPFFDNATMTISAGSASTIQKAISVASQNIAVNVPNQPLGGFETDIKGEAINIAGLTVTVATSSGSGTGVLTNVSIVDQNGSVVAGPVDADTAGTSLVFTDSMTLPTGKMVYTIKGKVASAIGNGTVYTLSVTPSGWTTPVGNVTGDSITISQGVFTLNPMTVKAADLNVSVAPNPVAQNIVAGAQGYTFANYQFDATQSGEDVRFSSMVGLLNGSTNATAGAYSNLTSCQLWDGSTALNGGSNVVNPTAAATSSASTNTFTFDNTLTVAKGTVKTLALKCNLSSSADTASTYQWGIAAVDANISVTGVTSSVAVTEDVTASNGQLMTAAAGTLVASEDASSPSYAIVKAGSTGVTNGIINFHAANESVTIQRIGLTLTNATASSTSSDLVRATLWDGSTMIGDAYFVGANTNATSTLSTPVTVAKDSDKDITVKLDLASVGASQSGNQGALIAVDVDTNGTNTQGVGTSGTTINASGSTSFSGVRMFSSYPTITKQAVPSTALVNGVMDLYRFSVTASAGGNGVGIHQFTINLSTSSASAVSGTTTVTLVDVYAYTDASYSTPVSGYTSGKVITQLASLAGSGDNDAQLSSILQIPAGATYYFRVTGTVTLTAGTGTFSGSVTTRLGGDSTYPSLSTLMGAQASVDGTSPDNFVWSPNATTTSAAGHVDWTNGYFISGLPSDGSEVVTLSK; encoded by the coding sequence ATGATTAACACATTAGAAACACGAAAAGTTGTAACAGCGCTTATCGTTGTTGCAATGATCTTCGGTGCACTCTTCGCATTCACTACCGTGAAGGCGCAGGCGCTCACCGAGGCTCAGATTCAGTCGATCCTCTCGCTCCTCTCATCATTTGGAGCTGAGCAGGCAACTATCGACAATGTTGACGCTTCCCTCCGTGGACAGCCAACATCAGGAACCGGATCAACAGGAGGAACGACAGCATGTTCGTTCACACGATCACTTACGATCGGTGCAACAGGTGCTGACGTGACATGTCTTCAGACATACCTTGAAGGTACTGGACACTTCACGTGGACAGGTGCCAAGGGTTACTTCGGTACTATTACCCAGTCAGCTGTAGCCGCATGGCAGGCAGCAAACGGAGTCTCACCAGCAGTTGGATACTTCGGCCCAATTTCACAGGCGAAGTACACAGCAGTAGCAGGAACAACTGGTGGCACCACAGGTGGCACCACTACTCCCGCACCAACAGGAACAGGACTCTCAGTTGCAGCAGCAGCACAGCCAGCAGCATCACTCGCGCCAAATAGCGCGGCACGCGTACCATTCACAAAGTTCACGGTTACCGCCGGAACTGACGGAGCGGTTACGATGAACAGCGTTACTGTTGAGCGAACAGGTCTCGGAGCAGACGCATCATTCTCAGGAGTAGTTCTTCTTGATCAGGATGGTACACAGCTCGGAACCGCGAAGACATTCAACTCAAACCACCAGGCAACAATTGGTGAGGATGTAGTAGTCCCAGCAGGGTCAACCCGCACCTTCACCGTTGCAGGTAACATGGCTTCAGACAACTCTACCCGAGCGGGACAGGTTGTTGGAATCAATGTAGTTGCGGTTAACACCTCAGCTGCGGTTTCAGGTTCACTTCCAATCACTGGAGCAATGCACACCATCAACGCAACCCTTTCACTTGGGTCAGTAACGATGGCAGTGTCTTCATTCGACCCGAACTCAGCACAGACCAAGGAGATCGGATCAACCGGCGTACGATTCGCTGGAATCCAGATCACTGCAGGTTCAGCAGAGGACGTTCGAATCAAGAACATCCGATGGAACCAGTCAGGTTCAGCAGGAAAGGATGATATCGCAAACGTAGTTACTGTTGCAAACGGAGTAGCGTACCCAACCACAGTTTCATCTGATGGTAAGTACTACACAACTTCATTTGGAAACGGTATTGTTATCGGAAAGGGTAACAACATCGATATCTACGTAAAGGGTGACATCATCGGTGGTTCAAACCGAACAGTCATCTTCGACATCTACAAGACGACTGATCTCTACATCACCGGAGAAACCTACGGATACGGAATCACACCTCCAGCAGGAAGTGGTACTGCAGCAACGACTTCATCAGTCTTCACTGCAGGGACTCCGTTCTTCGACAACGCAACAATGACGATCTCAGCTGGATCAGCTTCAACGATCCAGAAAGCGATCTCAGTTGCGTCACAGAACATTGCTGTCAACGTTCCAAATCAGCCACTTGGCGGATTTGAGACCGACATCAAGGGTGAAGCGATCAACATTGCAGGTTTGACCGTTACGGTTGCAACCTCATCAGGATCAGGAACAGGAGTCTTGACCAACGTATCAATCGTTGATCAGAACGGCTCAGTTGTTGCAGGTCCAGTTGACGCGGACACCGCAGGAACTTCATTAGTCTTCACCGACTCAATGACCCTTCCAACAGGAAAGATGGTCTACACCATCAAGGGTAAGGTAGCTTCAGCTATCGGAAACGGTACTGTCTACACCCTTTCTGTTACCCCTTCTGGCTGGACAACTCCAGTTGGAAACGTAACGGGAGACTCAATCACGATTTCACAGGGAGTATTCACGCTTAACCCAATGACGGTTAAGGCGGCTGACCTCAACGTGAGCGTGGCACCAAACCCAGTTGCACAGAACATTGTGGCAGGAGCGCAGGGTTACACCTTCGCGAACTACCAGTTCGACGCAACGCAGTCAGGTGAGGATGTACGATTCTCATCAATGGTTGGATTGCTTAACGGCAGCACAAACGCTACCGCAGGTGCGTACAGCAACTTGACGTCATGTCAGTTGTGGGATGGTTCAACTGCGTTGAACGGCGGTTCAAACGTAGTTAATCCGACAGCAGCTGCAACATCATCTGCAAGCACCAACACCTTTACCTTCGACAACACTCTTACTGTTGCAAAGGGAACGGTTAAAACATTGGCACTCAAGTGTAACCTCTCAAGCTCAGCTGATACGGCTTCGACCTATCAGTGGGGTATTGCAGCAGTTGACGCTAACATCTCAGTTACCGGTGTAACCTCATCGGTTGCAGTTACAGAGGACGTTACCGCATCTAACGGTCAGCTTATGACCGCAGCAGCAGGAACCCTCGTAGCTTCAGAAGACGCATCAAGTCCTTCATACGCAATTGTGAAGGCAGGATCAACTGGAGTAACAAATGGAATCATCAACTTCCACGCTGCAAACGAATCAGTAACGATCCAGCGCATTGGTCTTACCCTTACGAATGCAACCGCATCATCAACCTCAAGCGACCTCGTACGAGCAACCTTGTGGGATGGTTCAACCATGATTGGTGACGCATACTTCGTAGGTGCAAACACCAACGCAACGTCAACTCTTTCAACACCGGTAACGGTCGCGAAGGACTCTGACAAGGACATTACCGTTAAGCTTGACCTTGCATCAGTTGGCGCAAGCCAGTCTGGTAACCAGGGAGCGCTTATCGCAGTCGATGTTGACACCAACGGAACCAACACCCAAGGTGTTGGAACCTCAGGAACCACCATCAACGCATCAGGTTCAACTTCGTTCTCAGGAGTACGTATGTTCTCATCGTACCCAACGATTACCAAGCAGGCTGTTCCATCAACCGCCTTGGTTAACGGAGTCATGGATCTTTACCGATTCAGCGTAACGGCGAGCGCCGGAGGAAATGGAGTTGGTATCCACCAGTTCACCATCAACCTCTCAACCTCATCAGCAAGCGCTGTATCAGGTACAACCACAGTTACATTGGTAGACGTATACGCGTACACCGATGCGAGCTACTCAACGCCTGTATCAGGCTACACGAGCGGTAAAGTTATTACCCAACTCGCAAGCCTCGCAGGTTCTGGAGACAATGACGCACAGTTGTCATCAATCCTCCAGATCCCAGCAGGAGCTACCTACTACTTCCGAGTAACAGGTACAGTTACATTGACGGCAGGAACAGGAACCTTCTCAGGATCGGTTACAACCCGACTTGGAGGTGACTCAACCTACCCATCACTGTCAACACTCATGGGAGCACAGGCGTCAGTTGACGGAACAAGTCCGGACAACTTTGTGTGGTCGCCAAACGCGACAACAACGTCAGCAGCAGGTCATGTTGACTGGACAAACGGTTACTTCATCTCAGGACTTCCATCGGATGGTTCAGAGGTCGTAACATTGTCTAAATAG